Proteins from a genomic interval of Amphiura filiformis chromosome 9, Afil_fr2py, whole genome shotgun sequence:
- the LOC140160587 gene encoding uncharacterized protein, with translation MNLSLSTVFGVSFCGTLLSLLLQCTTVEGVSTEATTVTNETNNATTMPVTMTTDMTTNMMTSTETSTLSQSPSGKPITKLPSSPPTTPKDDDSLPAGAIAGIVIGAIVGVFVLIGCAFLLYKNVLK, from the exons ATGAATCTCTCACTATCTACCGTATTCGGTGTTTCTTTCTGTGGAACTTTGTTGAGTCTGTTACTGCAATGTACAACCGTGGAGGGTGTGAGCACTGAAGCTACGACTGTTACTAATGAAACAAACAATGCAACAACTATGCCAGTAACCATGACAACGGATATGACAACCAATATGATGACATCCACTGAAACAAGTACATTATCACAATCACCTAGTGGGAAACCTATAACAAAATTGCCATCATCACCACCAACAACACCTAAAG ATGACGACAGTCTGCCTGCTGGTGCCATCGCTGGAATTGTTATTGGAGCTATTGTTGGAGTCTTTGTACTAATTGGTTGTGCATTTTTACTATATAAAAATGTTCTgaaataa